The Pirellulales bacterium genome includes a window with the following:
- a CDS encoding ABC transporter ATP-binding protein, whose amino-acid sequence MSTAAAPAPQASPAATPGPEPVIETRNLSKTYRDFWGRQKVRALRALDLTVYRGEVFGLLGPNGSGKSTTIKLLLGLLFPTTGRAIVLGKDATEVRKNERIGYLPEETYLYKFLNAEETLDFYGRLFDMPPAIRKQRSNELIHKVGLAGARRRQMREYSKGMARRLGLAQALINNPDLILLDEPTSGLDPIGTREMKDLILSLKAQGKTVVMCSHLLADVQDVCDRIAILHQGELKELGRVDSLLKLRDVTQIRTSALTDACKAEIQSVVERHHGQVFGMENPTTTLEELFLSIVHDSEARPGRRAPSESA is encoded by the coding sequence ATGTCGACAGCGGCGGCCCCAGCTCCCCAAGCTTCTCCCGCGGCAACGCCCGGCCCAGAGCCGGTCATCGAAACCCGGAATCTTTCCAAGACTTACCGCGATTTTTGGGGCCGTCAAAAAGTACGAGCTTTGCGTGCGCTCGATCTGACGGTCTATCGCGGAGAAGTTTTCGGCCTGCTCGGCCCGAATGGATCGGGAAAATCGACGACCATCAAGCTGCTGCTCGGCTTGCTGTTTCCGACCACCGGTCGGGCAATCGTGCTGGGAAAAGATGCCACCGAAGTGCGAAAGAACGAGCGTATCGGATATTTGCCGGAGGAAACCTATCTTTATAAGTTTTTGAATGCCGAAGAGACCCTCGATTTCTATGGCCGATTGTTCGACATGCCGCCGGCCATTCGCAAACAGCGATCGAACGAATTGATTCACAAAGTCGGATTGGCGGGCGCTCGCCGCCGGCAGATGCGCGAGTATTCCAAGGGGATGGCCCGTCGATTGGGCCTGGCTCAAGCGCTGATCAACAACCCCGACCTCATCTTGCTCGACGAGCCGACCAGTGGTCTCGATCCGATCGGGACTCGCGAGATGAAAGACCTGATTCTCAGCCTCAAAGCTCAAGGCAAAACCGTCGTCATGTGCAGCCATTTGCTGGCCGACGTGCAAGACGTTTGCGACCGAATTGCGATTCTTCATCAGGGCGAATTGAAAGAACTCGGCCGCGTCGATAGTTTGCTCAAATTGCGCGATGTCACGCAAATTCGCACGAGCGCCTTGACCGATGCGTGCAAGGCCGAAATTCAATCCGTCGTCGAGCGCCATCACGGCCAAGTGTTCGGCATGGAAAACCCCACAACGACGCTTGAAGAACTGTTCCTCAGCATCGTCCACGACAGCGAAGCGCGACCGGGACGCAGAGCGCCTTCGGAATCTGCCTAA
- a CDS encoding ABC transporter permease, producing the protein MVLYEEVPHYSNWLQSALQQFGMTSLIVVLVAVVLGYIVSAFRYGPMQAGDVLYRSVLGAAIDLVRMSPRRVWALTRLAVQESMRRRVWIALVAFAVILTFAGWFLDPTSPAPGPLYLSFVLSWTTYLVLILALFMSAFSLPADVKNRTITTVVTKPVRSSEIVLGRILGFTLIGTVLLAVMGLGSYLFVIRSLSHTHAFTAEDLTVAGKKIAIGQTKSGIVGRTQIGQHHQHDVILNDDGTLETDIKHGHKHHVTMTEIDGKQQFAVGPHEDLLVARVPVRGKLKIIDRDGNLKEKGISVGKEWDYRGFIDGGTLAKAVWIFDGVDEKVLFGDRPEEDRGLPLEMTIRVFRTHKGKIEQGITSRLWLKNPSTQAESEPQIFPTKDAETNLRFFPRELAKMSAGENEPPIDLFKDLVHDGQLEVHLQCVEPGQYLGMAPPDLYIRAGNASFAMNFVKGYLSIWMQMVLVVSLGVMFSTFVSGPVAMVATLGCIVMGFFAESIAKLFRSLMENNRKLVPGGGPVESFIRLITQKSITAEYNDSAGIQIVYWIDKVALNVMKAFTDLLPDFTTFSNVNFVASGFNIPGDLVLEQATKMAAFVFATCLAGLIFFRMREVAQ; encoded by the coding sequence ATGGTTCTCTACGAGGAAGTCCCGCACTATTCCAACTGGCTACAGTCGGCGCTGCAACAATTCGGCATGACGTCGCTGATCGTCGTGTTGGTCGCGGTGGTGTTGGGATACATCGTGTCGGCGTTTCGTTATGGGCCGATGCAGGCCGGCGATGTTTTGTATCGCAGCGTGCTAGGCGCAGCGATTGATTTGGTGCGGATGTCGCCGCGGCGCGTGTGGGCCTTAACGCGACTAGCGGTGCAGGAGTCGATGCGACGCCGGGTTTGGATCGCGCTCGTCGCCTTCGCCGTGATATTGACCTTCGCCGGTTGGTTTCTCGATCCGACCAGCCCAGCGCCGGGGCCGCTGTATCTTTCGTTCGTGTTATCGTGGACGACCTACTTGGTCCTAATTCTGGCGCTCTTTATGAGTGCCTTCAGCCTACCGGCCGATGTTAAAAACCGCACGATCACCACGGTGGTCACCAAGCCGGTGCGTTCGAGCGAGATTGTGTTGGGCCGCATCTTGGGCTTCACATTGATCGGCACCGTGTTGCTGGCGGTGATGGGGTTGGGGAGCTATTTGTTTGTCATTCGATCTCTCAGCCACACCCACGCGTTTACTGCGGAAGACCTCACGGTCGCTGGTAAGAAAATCGCGATCGGCCAGACCAAGTCCGGCATCGTGGGCAGGACGCAGATTGGTCAGCATCATCAGCACGACGTCATCCTGAATGACGACGGCACGCTGGAAACCGATATCAAACACGGCCACAAGCACCACGTCACCATGACCGAAATCGACGGCAAACAGCAATTCGCCGTCGGCCCACACGAAGACTTGCTGGTCGCCCGCGTCCCGGTGCGTGGCAAATTGAAAATCATCGACCGCGATGGCAATTTGAAGGAAAAAGGTATTAGTGTCGGAAAAGAATGGGATTACCGCGGTTTCATCGACGGCGGTACGCTTGCCAAGGCGGTTTGGATCTTCGACGGCGTCGATGAAAAGGTGCTGTTCGGCGATCGGCCGGAAGAAGACCGCGGCCTGCCCTTGGAAATGACAATTCGTGTGTTTCGTACACATAAGGGGAAGATCGAGCAGGGTATCACCAGCCGCTTGTGGCTCAAGAACCCTTCGACGCAGGCCGAGAGCGAACCGCAAATTTTCCCCACGAAAGACGCGGAGACGAACCTGCGGTTTTTCCCCCGCGAGCTGGCGAAGATGAGCGCCGGCGAGAACGAGCCGCCGATCGATCTATTCAAAGACTTGGTTCACGACGGCCAGCTCGAAGTCCATTTGCAGTGCGTCGAACCGGGGCAATATCTCGGCATGGCCCCGCCAGATCTCTACATTCGCGCCGGCAACGCGTCGTTCGCCATGAACTTCGTCAAAGGATACCTGAGCATCTGGATGCAGATGGTGCTGGTCGTCTCCCTCGGAGTAATGTTCAGCACTTTCGTCAGTGGCCCTGTGGCGATGGTGGCCACGCTGGGTTGCATTGTGATGGGCTTCTTTGCGGAAAGCATCGCCAAGCTGTTCCGCAGTCTGATGGAAAACAACCGCAAGCTGGTTCCCGGCGGCGGGCCGGTGGAGTCGTTCATTCGCTTGATTACTCAGAAGTCGATCACCGCCGAATACAACGACAGTGCCGGCATCCAGATCGTCTATTGGATCGATAAGGTTGCGCTAAATGTCATGAAAGCGTTCACCGATCTCTTGCCCGATTTCACCACATTCAGCAATGTGAACTTCGTCGCCAGCGGGTTCAATATCCCCGGCGATCTCGTCTTGGAGCAAGCGACCAAGATGGCGGCCTTCGTGTTTGCGACTTGTCTGGCCGGCCTAATCTTCTTCCGCATGCGAGAGGTGGCGCAATGA
- a CDS encoding NAD(P)/FAD-dependent oxidoreductase has translation MDNAPRVVVVGGGFGGLNVARKLRKAPVQVTLVDRRNFHLFQPLLYQVATGGLSPANIAAPLRALLKRQANCEVLLGEVTGVDVAERRILLGDGQLPYDTLVVATGVRHQYFGRDDWEPLAPGLKTVEDATLIRGRILSAFEQAERETDLAAVRAWLTFVIVGGGPTGVELAGMVSELSRETLRGNFRRINPADAEVIIVEAAGRMLQSFPEQLSAKALASLEKLAVVVRTNCQVTDVKPHQVTVQCGQQLETIAARTVLWAAGVAASPLGRSIAQLTGAEIDRAGRVVVASDCSIPGHPELFIIGDLAHFNDPSGRPLPGVAQTAIQQGRYVGKLIAARLQGRSLPPFRYKNRGSLATIGRHAAVAEIGKWKFSGWLAWWIWLLIHLINIVQFQNRLLVLVQWAWMYFTRNRSARLITEVPAEKAMRS, from the coding sequence ATGGATAACGCACCTCGCGTCGTCGTTGTCGGTGGTGGATTCGGCGGCCTCAACGTCGCCCGCAAGCTGCGTAAAGCCCCGGTTCAAGTGACGCTAGTCGATCGCCGAAATTTCCACCTCTTTCAGCCGCTGCTGTATCAAGTCGCCACCGGCGGCCTCTCGCCGGCGAACATTGCCGCGCCGCTGCGTGCGTTGCTCAAGCGTCAAGCAAACTGCGAAGTGCTGTTGGGAGAAGTGACCGGCGTCGATGTCGCCGAGCGTCGCATCCTACTCGGCGACGGCCAATTGCCCTACGACACGCTCGTTGTCGCCACGGGTGTCCGCCACCAATACTTCGGCCGCGACGATTGGGAGCCGCTCGCGCCAGGGCTGAAAACCGTCGAAGACGCCACCCTAATTCGCGGCCGCATCCTCTCCGCTTTCGAACAGGCCGAGCGCGAAACCGATCTTGCCGCCGTCCGCGCCTGGCTCACCTTTGTGATTGTCGGCGGCGGGCCGACCGGCGTTGAGCTAGCCGGCATGGTCAGCGAATTGTCGCGCGAAACGCTCCGCGGCAACTTTCGTCGCATCAATCCGGCCGATGCCGAGGTCATCATCGTCGAGGCCGCCGGCCGGATGCTACAATCGTTTCCCGAACAGCTTTCCGCCAAGGCGCTTGCTTCGCTGGAAAAGTTGGCCGTCGTGGTGCGCACGAATTGCCAGGTGACCGATGTGAAGCCGCACCAGGTCACCGTGCAATGCGGCCAGCAACTGGAAACGATCGCCGCGCGCACCGTCCTTTGGGCCGCCGGCGTTGCGGCATCACCACTCGGCCGATCGATCGCCCAACTCACCGGTGCCGAAATCGACCGCGCCGGCCGTGTCGTCGTCGCCTCCGACTGCAGCATCCCTGGCCATCCAGAACTCTTCATCATCGGCGACCTTGCCCACTTCAACGACCCTTCCGGCCGGCCGCTCCCCGGCGTTGCTCAAACCGCCATCCAACAAGGCCGCTACGTTGGCAAGCTGATCGCCGCGCGCCTTCAAGGTCGGTCCTTGCCTCCGTTTCGCTATAAAAATCGGGGCAGTCTCGCCACGATCGGTCGTCACGCGGCAGTGGCCGAAATCGGCAAATGGAAATTCTCCGGCTGGTTGGCCTGGTGGATCTGGCTCTTGATCCACCTCATCAACATCGTGCAGTTCCAAAACCGCCTCTTGGTTCTGGTCCAATGGGCCTGGATGTATTTCACGCGCAATCGATCGGCGCGACTGATTACTGAAGTGCCCGCGGAAAAAGCCATGCGCAGTTAA